The following proteins come from a genomic window of Malus sylvestris chromosome 4, drMalSylv7.2, whole genome shotgun sequence:
- the LOC126618386 gene encoding putative defensin-like protein 72, with protein MKSQKLLTFFLASMAISAALVTSKVIADEVKVPKDDHSVPLDPYCFDLCSDTFGDAECFAACKGRRFRDGNCIVQTGKLRCCCSR; from the exons ATGAAATCCCAAAAGCTCCTTACATTTTTCCTTGCTTCCATGGCAATATCTGCTGCTTTAGTAACCTCAA AAGTTATAGCAGATGAAGTGAAGGTGCCAAAGGATGATCACTCAGTGCCCCTTGATCCTTATTGCTTCGATCTCTGCTCAGACACATTTGGAGATGCCGAGTGTTTTGCAGCGTGCAAGGGCAGACGATTCAGGGACGGGAATTGCATTGTTCAAACGGGGAAGCTACGTTGTTGCTGCAGCCGTTAG